The genomic window GCTACAACAATTACATCCTGCAGGTTTTTAGAAGATGATACCATGCGGATATTTAACGTTTCGCCAGTTATTCTTACTTCCTGCTCGGTGTAACCAACATAACTTAGCACTAAAGTTTGTGCATTTGCTGGCACCGAAATCGAAAAGGTTCCCTGCCCGGTGGTTTGGGTTAATTGTGCGGTCCCTTTAATTTTTATAGATACGCCTGGCAATGGTAAGCCATCATCCGCATCAACCACTTTTCCGGTAATTGTTCTATTTTGCGCTACGGCATTTAAATAAGACAAAACCGTCACCATTAAAATCAATAGTAATTTTTGTTTCATGTTTGGGAATAAATAGTTAGTAATTAATTAGTTCAGTAGGTTCTTAGCAGATGTACACGTAAACCAAATCAATAAGCAATTTAGGCGCTGTGAAAATCCAAAAATGTGCGAAAATCACCATTCTGGATAGAAAGGGGCTTTAAACGAAAAAAAGCAAACCCCAATCCTGGCAGTTTGCTTTTTTAATCATTATTAACCTAAACAGGAAAAAACTTCTACAAATTGTCCTGCAAGAGCTTCAAAAATAGTTTCATCCCAACATTCTAAATATGCAGAAATCACCATTTATACTTTAGTTCAACCTACTCTTTCTATATTTTAGCGGGGTAATATTGAACGTGTGTTTAAATAACCTGATGAATGAACTTGGGCATTCAAACCCTACTAAACCTACTATTTCGTTTAAGGAATAATTGGTAGTTTGTAATAATCTTTTGGCACGGTTTAACCTGAGCTGCATCAAAAATTGGTAAGGACTGATTTCGTAAGCCTCTTTAAACGTTCTTAGCAAATGGTTAACCGATAAACATGCCTGTTCGGCAATGTTTTCTAATGTTATATTTTGATTGTAATTGCTGCTAATGTATTCTTTGGCAAGTGTTAATCTTTTTAAAACCTCTTCGGCGGGTTTTTGTTTTGATAAAGCTGAGTTTATCCAATTTCTGAGCCACCTCTTTATCATAAATTTTATAATAGTTTAAAAGGCAGTGGTACAAGTATTCATTAATCAGCATTTCGTCTTTCAAACCTCTATCGAGCTGATTTTTCAAATGCAGCACATTAAAGCGCATATCTCCTGAAAACGGATAAAGTGATTCGATAAACCGAGGTGTTTCCCCAGCTTCTTTTCCGGCAAGTAAACTTTCATTGCTGTTCGAAAAAGTATGATGAAAATCTTTAATAAAATTTTCACCAAAAGAAACTGAAAATGTATTTACAGGACTTATCGAATCAATTTTGCTGCTAAAATTTGTTCCGGCATTTACTACCGCGAAAGTATCCGGATAAATGCTAAACTTGCGCTTGTTAATTTCGCAATCTTCGGTTCCGTTAAAAACAAACTTAATGGTATAAGCATCGTTCTGTTGCTCATAAAGGGCCTCACAGGTGCTTTCACTTATAATTTTATTTCTATTGCTCAATTCTTTTACGTATCTCATAACATTAATCCTCATTGTAGTTACGCTGTTCCAATATGATAAATTGGTTACCATAAGGATCAGAAAATTCGATACTTAAACCCTCACTTAAGTAAGCTGGTCTATTCTTAAAAATAACCCCTCTCGATTTTAGTCTGCAATAATCTTCCAAACAATCATCGCTGGTTAATACAATTTTATTGGTCTGGTTTTGATGCTTTTGTTCTGACAGGAAAATATTGGTTTCATGATCTGCCTTAACCATAATTCCTTTTTCCTTTTCAGAAATCATTGTCGATTCTGTTGGCATCCCT from Flavobacterium sp. W4I14 includes these protein-coding regions:
- a CDS encoding hypothetical protein (product_source=Hypo-rule applied; superfamily=51215), with translation MRYVKELSNRNKIISESTCEALYEQQNDAYTIKFVFNGTEDCEINKRKFSIYPDTFAVVNAGTNFSSKIDSISPVNTFSVSFGENFIKDFHHTFSNSNESLLAGKEAGETPRFIESLYPFSGDMRFNVLHLKNQLDRGLKDEMLINEYLYHCLLNYYKIYDKEVAQKLDKLSFIKTKTRRRGFKKINTCQRIH
- a CDS encoding putative enzyme related to lactoylglutathione lyase (product_source=COG3324; cath_funfam=3.10.180.10; cog=COG3324; superfamily=54593), translated to MNQSAKFFYVQVKQLNDADAFYANCLGMPTESTMISEKEKGIMVKADHETNIFLSEQKHQNQTNKIVLTSDDCLEDYCRLKSRGVIFKNRPAYLSEGLSIEFSDPYGNQFIILEQRNYNED